A genomic window from Nicotiana sylvestris chromosome 11, ASM39365v2, whole genome shotgun sequence includes:
- the LOC104234404 gene encoding hydroxyproline O-galactosyltransferase GALT3-like, whose product MLPFNLHIPILSKLRSLAFFPSQKFALHVTMKTYKPNGRRFIISSFFFIIFLCILASINEIRFDSFLMLGRCAFSPTPNSNSSSATDFLSVNSSSLSTNNEIRILIGILTLPDQYQKRHFLRLIYGTQPPIMDAKVDIKFVFCNLTKEDQKVLVALEIMRYDDIIILNCQENMNKGKTYTYFSSLPDLFSVSDDQPYYPPYHYVMKADDDTYIRLESFVESLSPLPREDLYYGYVIPCPSMDPFVHYMSGMGYLVSWDIAEWIRESDIPKSHLEGPEDKVFGEWLRDGHRARHRYNAKWSMYNFPEPPTRCTHELWPDTIAVHLLKNQEKWIQTLNYFNVTKDLKPSKLYHIP is encoded by the coding sequence ATGCTGCCCTTTAATCTCCATATACCCATTCTCTCAAAGCTTCGCTCTTTAGCCTTTTTTCCTTCACAAAAATTTGCTTTACATGTTACGATGAAGACATACAAACCAAATGGCCGACGTTTCATCATTTCctcatttttctttattatattccTTTGCATTCTAGCTTCAATCAATGAAATCCGATTTGACAGCTTTTTGATGTTAGGTAGATGTGCTTTCTCTCCAACACCAAATAGTAATTCTTCTTCTGCTACAGACTTTCTTAGTGTAAATTCCTCCTCCTTGTCCACCAATAACGAAATCCGAATTCTCATCGGAATTTTGACACTTCCCGATCAGTACCAAAAGCGACACTTCCTGCGTCTAATCTATGGAACACAACCTCCAATAATGGATGCAAAAGTTGACATCAAGTTTGTGTTCTGTAATCTAACAAAAGAAGATCAAAAGGTATTAGTGGCACTTGAAATAATGCGTTACGACGATATCATCATCCTCAACTGCCAAGAAAATATGAACAAAGGTAAGACGTATACCTATTTTTCCAGCTTGCCAGATCTTTTTTCAGTCTCAGATGACCAGCCATATTATCCACCTTATCATTACGTGATGAAAGCCGATGATGACACATATATAAGGCTTGAGAGTTTTGTAGAATCCCTAAGCCCATTGCCTAGGGAAGATTTGTACTATGGTTATGTTATTCCATGTCCAAGCATGGACCCTTTTGTTCATTACATGTCAGGAATGGGTTATTTAGTGAGTTGGGATATAGCAGAATGGATAAGAGAGTCGGATATTCCTAAAAGTCATTTAGAAGGGCCAGAAGACAAGGTTTTTGGAGAGTGGCTCCGAGATGGTCACCGGGCAAGACATCGGTACAATGCTAAATGGTCTATGTACAATTTCCCCGAGCCGCCGACGAGATGCACGCACGAGCTGTGGCCGGACACGATTGCAGTTCATCTACTGAAGAATCAAGAAAAGTGGATTCAGACCCTCAACTATTTCAATGTCACGAAGGATCTTAAACCATCTAAGTTGTATCATATACCTTAG